One stretch of Halobaculum marinum DNA includes these proteins:
- a CDS encoding MBL fold metallo-hydrolase produces MPPAPSSTDDAPSIRLVRHATLLVSLGGTTLLVDPMLGDAGVDPPVQNTPNDRRNPLVDLPDVDLAHDAVLVTHRHNDHFDDAARERIEADTPLVVHPDEADAFREEGFTDVRPLDGEVSVDGLTLSPTPARHGHGDLAEAMAPVTGALLRGSDDESTVYLAGDTVWYEGVTDTLATAAPDVVVVNAGAAQFVEGDPITMDAEGVRRTREAAPADATVAAVHLDAINHCLLTRADLRERVDGVAVPDDAESIRLD; encoded by the coding sequence GTGCCGCCCGCTCCGTCTTCCACCGACGACGCGCCGAGCATCAGGCTCGTCCGCCACGCCACGCTCCTCGTCTCGCTCGGCGGGACGACGCTGCTCGTCGACCCGATGCTCGGCGACGCCGGCGTCGACCCGCCCGTCCAGAACACGCCCAACGACCGGCGCAACCCCTTGGTCGACCTGCCCGACGTGGACCTCGCACACGACGCCGTGCTCGTGACCCACCGCCACAACGACCACTTCGACGACGCCGCCCGCGAGCGCATCGAAGCAGACACCCCGCTGGTCGTCCACCCCGACGAGGCCGACGCCTTCCGCGAGGAGGGGTTCACCGACGTTCGGCCGCTCGACGGCGAGGTGTCCGTCGATGGGCTGACCCTCTCACCGACGCCCGCGCGCCACGGCCACGGCGACCTCGCCGAGGCGATGGCGCCGGTGACGGGTGCGCTCCTCCGCGGCAGCGACGACGAGTCGACCGTCTACCTCGCGGGCGACACGGTGTGGTACGAGGGAGTCACCGACACGCTCGCCACCGCCGCCCCGGACGTCGTCGTGGTGAACGCCGGCGCGGCCCAGTTCGTCGAGGGCGACCCGATCACGATGGACGCCGAGGGCGTCCGCCGGACCCGCGAGGCCGCGCCCGCAGACGCGACGGTCGCGGCGGTCCACCTCGACGCCATCAACCACTGCCTCCTGACGCGCGCCGACCTCCGCGAGCGCGTCGACGGCGTCGCTGTCCCCGACGACGCCGAGTCGATTCGACTCGACTGA
- a CDS encoding phosphotransferase family protein has product MTDPSSGEGDDNDDDARRDGGSTDPVVDAVHRTYPGRPVDNLRAVDTGNRKRTVVVRFGDDDAPASVVVQIADAAGFRTEVALARAIRARTSVPTPAVLAGGSLTDAGRGYVITEHAPGADLHTRFTSLGPPQQCTVARTFGDALAQLHESFAFDGFGALGVGAAPWATVVDASDPGSLLRVDPADGRQSWPRWLRAYADAGVDALPAAFDDLRPQLREAVAATCDAVPASPPALLYPWDLRPGNALVDDGAVSAVLDWGDSLAADPGLAVAKVEHLVCDWYVDDGKRLTEAFRRAYRARRPLPSVPDGYRLVAVVESAVDSAGVVTRPRYPEVDGAEAVAFHRERLRDVLAAIGE; this is encoded by the coding sequence ATGACCGATCCGTCGAGCGGCGAGGGCGACGACAACGATGACGACGCCCGCCGCGATGGTGGCTCCACCGACCCCGTCGTCGACGCGGTCCATCGGACGTACCCAGGCCGCCCTGTCGACAACCTCCGAGCGGTCGACACGGGGAACAGGAAACGGACGGTCGTCGTCCGATTCGGTGACGACGACGCGCCGGCGAGCGTCGTCGTCCAGATCGCCGACGCGGCTGGCTTCCGGACGGAAGTGGCGCTCGCGCGTGCCATCCGTGCTCGAACGAGCGTCCCGACACCTGCCGTCCTCGCCGGCGGATCGCTCACCGACGCCGGTCGGGGCTACGTGATCACCGAGCACGCGCCGGGGGCGGACCTCCACACACGGTTCACCTCACTCGGGCCGCCGCAACAGTGCACCGTCGCACGGACCTTCGGCGACGCCCTCGCCCAACTCCACGAGTCGTTCGCGTTCGACGGCTTCGGTGCGCTCGGCGTCGGCGCCGCTCCGTGGGCTACCGTCGTAGACGCGTCCGACCCGGGGTCGCTGTTACGGGTCGACCCCGCCGACGGTCGACAGTCGTGGCCGCGGTGGCTCCGGGCGTACGCCGACGCCGGCGTCGACGCACTGCCTGCGGCGTTCGACGACCTCCGCCCGCAACTCCGCGAGGCCGTCGCCGCGACCTGCGATGCGGTACCCGCGTCGCCGCCCGCGCTGCTGTACCCGTGGGATCTGCGTCCCGGGAACGCGCTCGTCGACGACGGCGCGGTGTCGGCGGTGCTCGACTGGGGGGACTCTCTCGCCGCCGACCCGGGCCTCGCCGTCGCGAAGGTGGAACACCTCGTGTGCGATTGGTACGTCGACGACGGCAAACGACTCACAGAGGCGTTCCGACGCGCCTACCGGGCGAGGCGACCGCTTCCGTCCGTGCCGGATGGCTATCGACTGGTCGCCGTCGTCGAGTCGGCCGTCGACAGCGCGGGCGTCGTGACCCGCCCTCGCTACCCGGAGGTGGACGGGGCCGAAGCGGTGGCGTTCCACCGCGAGCGACTCCGAGACGTACTGGCTGCGATCGGTGAGTGA
- a CDS encoding biotin transporter BioY — protein MSTTAEGVDLVGDEVVANLARSALFAALTGVFAYVSFQLPVTSVPFTLQVLGVFLAGVFLGPVWGFASMGIYLVAGAVGAPVFAYGSAGLGSLFGQWGGYLWSYPVAAGVVGLGVHGVGDLADPSDTGLGRLVGAMTVATLVIYTFGTVGYAVVGEVGLVPALLAAAVPFVPAEAIKVAATVAVVRSDAVVAR, from the coding sequence ATGAGTACAACGGCGGAGGGCGTAGACCTCGTCGGCGACGAGGTCGTCGCCAACCTCGCTCGGTCGGCGCTGTTCGCGGCGCTGACGGGCGTGTTCGCGTACGTGTCGTTCCAACTGCCGGTCACGTCGGTGCCGTTCACGCTGCAGGTGCTCGGCGTGTTCCTCGCGGGCGTGTTCCTCGGTCCAGTCTGGGGATTCGCGTCGATGGGTATCTACCTCGTCGCCGGCGCGGTTGGCGCACCAGTGTTCGCGTACGGGAGCGCCGGGCTCGGATCGCTGTTCGGGCAGTGGGGCGGGTACCTCTGGTCGTACCCGGTCGCCGCGGGTGTCGTCGGGCTCGGGGTGCACGGGGTGGGCGACCTCGCGGACCCGAGCGACACGGGACTCGGACGACTCGTCGGGGCGATGACGGTCGCGACGCTCGTGATATACACGTTCGGCACGGTCGGCTACGCGGTGGTCGGCGAGGTCGGCCTCGTGCCGGCGCTGTTGGCCGCGGCGGTGCCGTTCGTCCCCGCCGAGGCGATCAAAGTCGCCGCGACCGTCGCGGTCGTGCGCAGCGACGCGGTCGTCGCGCGCTGA
- a CDS encoding HAD family hydrolase yields MSTGRYTAVAFDLDDTVCRRDQDPDDLYRRAFARADVDKFGEPADLWAALTGPPEPNAEHAYFAAGFTVVAARHGRSDVDADALATALLASIDHGAVSFTPGAREALTAARETGPVAVVTNGPEWRQSPKIAALGLSELLDAVVYAGDMERRKPHPDAFDRVCDLLGVDTAETLYVGDSLQHDVAGAQGAGLAAAWVPGRWTEYPTTSDGRPDPAPFAPEHVLASLTELPDLLRRR; encoded by the coding sequence ATGAGCACGGGTCGATACACCGCGGTCGCGTTCGACCTCGACGACACCGTCTGTCGGCGCGACCAGGACCCCGACGACCTGTACCGACGAGCGTTCGCCCGCGCCGACGTCGACAAGTTCGGGGAGCCCGCGGACCTGTGGGCGGCGCTCACGGGGCCGCCGGAGCCGAACGCCGAACACGCCTACTTCGCCGCCGGGTTCACCGTCGTCGCGGCGCGACACGGTCGCAGCGACGTGGACGCGGACGCGCTGGCGACGGCGTTGCTGGCGTCCATCGACCACGGCGCGGTGTCGTTCACACCCGGCGCACGGGAGGCGCTGACGGCGGCACGAGAGACCGGCCCGGTGGCGGTGGTGACGAACGGCCCCGAGTGGCGACAGTCGCCCAAAATCGCTGCGCTGGGGCTGTCGGAGTTGCTCGATGCGGTCGTGTACGCCGGCGACATGGAGCGGCGCAAGCCCCACCCGGACGCGTTCGACCGCGTGTGCGACCTCCTCGGCGTCGACACCGCCGAGACGCTGTACGTGGGCGACTCCCTCCAGCACGACGTCGCCGGGGCGCAGGGTGCGGGGTTGGCTGCCGCGTGGGTTCCCGGTCGGTGGACGGAGTACCCGACCACGAGCGACGGCCGCCCAGACCCGGCGCCGTTCGCCCCCGAGCACGTGCTCGCGTCGCTGACGGAACTCCCCGACCTCCTGCGCCGACGATGA
- a CDS encoding Cdc6/Cdc18 family protein: MGSSSIFEDDVEIIRNADLFTEEHTPAEILCRDEVMQDYVNALKPVYKGRPPRNAFLYGDTGVGKTAATKYLLQELDADIDSRNADSPGDERGFTYVRVNCQNLAPADGTASSYQVAIALVNELRDGETVSSTGYAAREVYEMLYDELDDIGGTVLIVLDEVDRVGESDTLLYDLPRARDIGYVENTRIGLIGISNDYTFRSNLSPKVRDTLCETEIKFPAYTAEELEEIIEARAERALHSDTYGKEVLSLCAALAVRNSSGSARRAMDLLKQAAEHAENEGHVPIEPDDVYAAKEELDYGDMVESVADQDQHKQLILSAVARLDADGRTPVRTKAIHAAYRRLAQAAGDDPLSQRGMYNHLTRLDMLGFLHSYQNNEGLRGGQYNTYELSEALTVAQVEDAIDESELPLDGVTLDVERILRDAGLADT, from the coding sequence ATGGGGTCGAGCTCGATATTCGAAGACGACGTGGAGATCATCCGGAACGCTGATCTCTTTACAGAGGAGCACACGCCAGCGGAGATTCTCTGCCGCGACGAGGTGATGCAAGACTACGTGAACGCGCTCAAGCCCGTGTACAAGGGGAGGCCGCCGCGAAACGCGTTCTTGTACGGCGACACCGGGGTCGGGAAGACGGCGGCGACGAAGTACCTGCTCCAGGAGCTTGACGCCGACATCGACTCACGCAACGCCGACTCGCCGGGCGACGAGCGGGGGTTCACCTACGTCCGCGTGAACTGCCAGAACCTCGCGCCCGCCGACGGCACCGCCTCGTCGTACCAGGTCGCAATCGCGCTCGTGAACGAGTTGCGCGACGGCGAGACGGTGTCCTCGACGGGGTACGCGGCGAGGGAAGTGTACGAGATGCTGTACGACGAACTCGACGACATCGGCGGCACCGTCCTCATCGTGCTCGACGAGGTCGACCGTGTCGGCGAGTCCGACACCCTGCTGTACGACCTCCCGCGTGCGCGCGACATCGGCTACGTGGAGAACACGCGCATCGGGCTCATCGGCATCTCCAACGACTACACGTTCCGATCGAACCTCTCCCCCAAGGTCCGCGACACGCTGTGTGAGACGGAGATCAAGTTCCCCGCCTACACCGCCGAGGAACTGGAGGAGATCATCGAGGCGCGCGCCGAACGCGCCCTCCACTCGGACACGTACGGGAAGGAGGTGCTGTCGCTGTGTGCCGCCCTCGCGGTCCGCAACTCCTCGGGGAGCGCGCGGCGCGCGATGGACCTGCTGAAGCAGGCCGCCGAACACGCCGAGAACGAGGGCCACGTCCCCATCGAACCCGACGACGTGTACGCCGCCAAGGAGGAACTCGACTACGGCGACATGGTCGAGTCCGTCGCCGACCAGGACCAGCACAAACAGTTGATCCTGTCTGCGGTCGCCCGCCTCGACGCCGACGGTCGCACGCCGGTCAGGACGAAGGCGATCCACGCGGCGTACCGACGGCTCGCGCAGGCCGCCGGCGACGACCCGCTGAGTCAGCGCGGGATGTACAACCACCTCACTCGACTGGACATGCTCGGGTTCCTCCACTCCTATCAGAACAACGAGGGACTGCGCGGTGGCCAGTACAACACCTACGAACTGTCGGAGGCGCTCACCGTCGCGCAGGTCGAGGACGCCATCGACGAGTCGGAACTCCCGCTTGACGGCGTTACGCTCGACGTCGAGCGGATCCTCCGCGACGCCGGACTGGCCGACACCTGA
- a CDS encoding N-acyl homoserine lactonase family protein, whose product MPKVTLLDRGRVRADQAYVVDGASMASAAEPNPEHERVEFVVWNAVVEAGGQTYLWDTGVPTDAADYWPAPLYGAFEAHDAAEHTLADDLATAGYSVDDVDAVVMSHLHLDHAGNLDAFAGTGTPVYVHRDELQYAFYSAHTNEGSIAYLASDFTGDYDWRVIKRHRHTLADGFQLLHLPGHTPGLLGAQVDTDAGTLLIAGDECYVDANYADGTPLGPGLLWSEVEWRESLETLRELERRHDADVLYGHDLDRFETLAARY is encoded by the coding sequence ATGCCGAAGGTCACCCTTCTGGATCGCGGGCGTGTCCGCGCGGATCAGGCGTACGTCGTCGACGGCGCGTCGATGGCGAGTGCGGCCGAGCCGAACCCCGAGCACGAGCGCGTCGAGTTCGTCGTCTGGAACGCCGTGGTCGAAGCCGGCGGCCAGACGTACCTGTGGGACACTGGGGTGCCGACCGACGCCGCCGACTACTGGCCCGCGCCGCTGTACGGCGCCTTCGAGGCACACGACGCAGCGGAGCACACACTGGCGGACGACCTCGCGACCGCCGGCTACAGTGTCGACGACGTCGACGCGGTGGTGATGAGCCACCTCCACCTCGACCACGCGGGCAACCTCGACGCGTTCGCGGGGACGGGGACACCTGTGTACGTCCACCGGGACGAACTGCAGTACGCCTTCTACTCAGCGCACACGAACGAGGGATCCATCGCCTACCTCGCGTCGGACTTCACCGGCGACTACGACTGGCGCGTGATCAAGCGGCACCGGCACACGCTCGCCGACGGCTTCCAGTTGCTCCACCTGCCCGGGCACACGCCGGGTCTACTGGGCGCGCAGGTCGACACCGACGCGGGGACGCTGCTGATCGCAGGCGACGAGTGCTACGTCGACGCGAACTACGCCGACGGGACGCCGCTGGGGCCGGGACTGCTGTGGAGCGAGGTGGAGTGGCGCGAGAGCCTCGAGACGCTGCGGGAACTGGAGCGCAGACACGACGCCGACGTGCTGTACGGCCACGACCTCGACCGGTTCGAGACGCTCGCCGCGCGCTACTGA
- a CDS encoding helix-turn-helix transcriptional regulator produces MAVTAPDDVSLSAGEMTVTESGFADRNVVLERDGAVYLWADEPARFSMLLETGSGDGEGYYEACLRSRRADGTTREIACESLVLSGGSTTEVTFQVDSWTRDGTGPRTVEAVVTAETLDAEVAVNVSHDVVVIRKDADPDGDGASTRREVAAGTDFAVADTDGDGLLDGLELDTYGTDPLVADTDGDGLSDGREVEDTRTNPTGTDTDGDGLSDHREVTDTGTNPTAVDTDGDGLQDGREVRVHETDPTAVDTDGDGLVDGREVTVHDTNPLVADTDDDGLTDAHEIHGTLTNPNAVDTDGDGLQDGREVHETRTDPTDADTDGDGVPDGREVGEYDTDPLVVDTDGDGLRDGRELNAFGTDPLSADSDGDGVPDAREVESGPVPPWVSVHASLLAATLGPLVLGGVGWLTRDRWLPRVPDRVRTAVRDDPAVRNLAAAFPSNRVESVRDALAGVGRRIRSAAHAARVAAVDPGGEAVTPPEADGGRSVVTDPSDGGTTTDGATVASTPDDDTRDAATANGSASAVDGAGADRVLTPEEEVTAVLSANGGRLKQSEIVERTGWSKSKVSRTLSRMDEAGEVEKTTIGRGNVISLPEHAPDGARSPFDDE; encoded by the coding sequence GTGGCAGTCACGGCGCCGGACGACGTGTCGCTGTCGGCGGGCGAGATGACCGTCACCGAGAGCGGCTTCGCCGACCGGAACGTGGTCCTTGAACGCGACGGTGCGGTGTACCTCTGGGCCGACGAACCCGCCCGCTTTTCGATGCTGCTCGAGACTGGCAGCGGCGACGGCGAGGGGTACTACGAGGCGTGTCTCCGCTCGCGAAGGGCCGACGGAACGACCCGTGAGATCGCTTGTGAGTCGCTCGTGTTGTCCGGCGGCAGCACGACCGAAGTGACGTTCCAGGTGGACTCCTGGACGCGCGACGGAACCGGGCCGCGAACCGTCGAGGCGGTCGTCACCGCCGAGACGCTCGACGCCGAGGTGGCGGTGAACGTCTCCCACGACGTCGTGGTGATCCGCAAAGACGCCGACCCCGACGGCGACGGCGCGAGCACGCGCCGCGAGGTCGCCGCCGGGACGGACTTCGCCGTCGCCGACACGGACGGCGACGGACTGCTCGACGGCCTCGAACTCGACACGTACGGCACCGACCCGCTGGTCGCCGACACGGACGGCGACGGCCTCTCCGATGGTCGCGAGGTCGAGGACACCCGGACGAACCCCACCGGGACCGACACGGACGGCGACGGCCTCTCCGACCACCGGGAGGTGACAGACACCGGGACGAACCCCACGGCGGTCGACACCGACGGTGACGGCCTCCAAGACGGTCGCGAGGTGCGCGTCCACGAGACGGATCCCACGGCGGTCGACACCGACGGCGACGGCCTCGTCGACGGACGCGAGGTGACCGTCCACGACACGAACCCGCTGGTCGCAGACACCGACGACGACGGGCTCACCGACGCCCACGAAATTCACGGCACCCTGACGAACCCGAACGCCGTCGACACCGACGGCGACGGCCTCCAGGACGGTCGCGAGGTACACGAGACGCGGACGGACCCGACTGATGCCGACACGGACGGCGACGGTGTGCCGGACGGGCGCGAAGTCGGCGAGTACGACACCGACCCGCTCGTGGTCGACACCGATGGCGACGGACTCCGGGACGGTCGCGAACTGAACGCGTTCGGCACCGACCCGCTGTCGGCAGACAGCGACGGTGACGGCGTCCCCGACGCCCGCGAGGTGGAGTCGGGGCCGGTGCCCCCGTGGGTGTCGGTGCACGCGTCGCTGCTCGCGGCAACGCTAGGGCCGCTCGTCCTCGGCGGCGTCGGGTGGCTGACGCGCGACCGGTGGCTCCCGCGGGTGCCAGACCGGGTCCGGACGGCCGTCCGAGACGACCCCGCCGTGCGGAACCTCGCGGCGGCGTTCCCGTCGAACCGCGTCGAGTCGGTCCGCGACGCGCTCGCCGGCGTCGGTCGCCGGATCAGGTCGGCGGCACACGCCGCTCGCGTGGCGGCCGTCGACCCCGGCGGGGAGGCGGTGACGCCGCCGGAAGCCGACGGTGGTCGCTCCGTCGTGACCGACCCGAGCGACGGGGGTACGACGACCGACGGCGCGACTGTGGCCTCGACGCCCGACGACGACACACGCGACGCAGCGACGGCGAACGGGTCGGCGTCGGCGGTCGACGGCGCGGGGGCCGACCGCGTGTTGACCCCCGAGGAGGAGGTCACGGCGGTGCTGTCTGCCAACGGTGGTCGGCTGAAGCAGTCTGAGATCGTCGAGCGGACGGGCTGGTCCAAGTCGAAGGTGAGCCGGACGCTCTCGCGCATGGACGAGGCGGGGGAGGTCGAGAAGACGACGATCGGTCGCGGAAACGTGATCTCGCTGCCCGAGCACGCGCCCGACGGCGCCCGCTCGCCGTTCGACGACGAGTGA
- a CDS encoding HTTM domain-containing protein produces the protein MALHPLVASAGRSLREAAADRLTVDPRALVALRVALGALILVDLSLRARWLGFFYTDAGVLPRTLLLDRYPLAGRLSAHALFGEVWWTALLFVAAGVAATCLLVGYRTRVAAVCSLLLLASLHARNPFVLNGGDSLLRRTLLWAVFLPLGSGLGAWARDAASTADDRSGVIHPAAVALVLQPVILYGVNAVVKLRGDAWPSGTAIQMVFSLDSFTVLFGGLLAGSSELLPILGVGWLVLLCCSPALVVTTGRARTAAVGLFATAHLGMALTLGVGLFPAVSVAALLPHLPTEVWDAVERRSRRASAWVTTRAEAGTLALFGGHLPRLWTARRPRLEAGGPLCLGPSSLGSLHDVRTRARASVLSAEDDRSGPMVGSKWVAGRVSVASIGRVGRVAAAALLTVVLVWNAAALGYVDVPDDTDVGVTPESARWDMFAPYPPDEDVRYVAVGTLDTGEEVALIADARESTPTGGLGTGYPSARWRKYLEVVRWNDDTELRRNLVSALCSRSAAIGDADRRTERITLYTVTESTRLGEPEPATWSRVRTHECA, from the coding sequence GTGGCCCTCCACCCACTGGTCGCATCAGCCGGTCGCAGCCTCCGCGAGGCAGCGGCAGACCGGCTGACGGTCGACCCGCGCGCGCTGGTCGCACTCCGCGTCGCGCTGGGGGCACTGATCCTCGTCGACCTGTCGCTGCGCGCCCGATGGCTAGGGTTCTTCTACACGGACGCGGGCGTCCTGCCTCGAACGCTCCTCCTCGATCGATACCCGCTCGCGGGCCGACTGTCTGCTCATGCACTGTTCGGCGAGGTGTGGTGGACCGCGCTGTTGTTCGTGGCCGCAGGAGTCGCGGCGACGTGTCTACTGGTGGGGTATCGCACACGAGTGGCTGCGGTCTGTTCGCTGCTCCTGTTGGCGTCGCTCCACGCGCGCAACCCGTTCGTGTTGAACGGCGGCGACTCCCTACTGCGCCGGACCCTGCTGTGGGCGGTGTTCCTCCCGCTCGGGAGTGGGCTCGGCGCGTGGGCGCGAGACGCGGCGTCGACCGCCGACGACCGCAGCGGGGTGATCCATCCAGCCGCCGTCGCCTTGGTACTCCAGCCAGTGATCCTCTACGGCGTCAACGCCGTCGTGAAACTGCGCGGCGACGCGTGGCCGAGCGGGACCGCGATACAGATGGTGTTCAGCCTCGACTCCTTCACCGTCCTGTTCGGTGGCCTGCTCGCCGGTTCCTCGGAACTGCTGCCGATACTCGGGGTCGGCTGGCTGGTGCTGTTGTGTTGTTCGCCGGCGCTAGTTGTGACCACCGGTCGGGCCCGTACGGCAGCCGTCGGCCTGTTCGCGACCGCGCACCTCGGGATGGCGCTCACGCTCGGTGTCGGACTGTTTCCCGCGGTGAGCGTGGCCGCGCTGCTCCCGCACCTGCCGACGGAGGTGTGGGACGCCGTCGAACGACGGTCGAGACGGGCGAGCGCGTGGGTGACCACCCGCGCCGAAGCCGGCACACTCGCCCTCTTCGGAGGCCACCTACCACGGCTCTGGACCGCGAGGCGGCCACGACTCGAGGCCGGAGGCCCGCTTTGTCTCGGACCCAGCAGTCTCGGAAGTCTGCACGACGTGCGTACGCGTGCTCGGGCGAGTGTGCTATCGGCAGAGGACGACAGATCGGGTCCGATGGTCGGGTCGAAGTGGGTGGCCGGTCGTGTCTCCGTCGCGTCAATCGGACGCGTCGGTCGGGTCGCGGCTGCCGCACTCCTCACCGTGGTGTTGGTGTGGAACGCGGCGGCGCTCGGCTACGTCGACGTGCCAGACGACACCGACGTCGGCGTGACACCGGAGAGCGCTCGGTGGGACATGTTCGCGCCGTACCCGCCCGACGAGGACGTCCGGTACGTCGCCGTCGGGACGCTCGACACTGGCGAGGAGGTGGCGTTGATCGCCGACGCGCGCGAGTCGACCCCGACGGGCGGGTTGGGAACGGGGTACCCCAGCGCACGTTGGCGAAAGTACCTCGAGGTGGTCAGGTGGAACGACGATACCGAACTCCGGCGGAACCTGGTGTCGGCGCTGTGCTCGCGGTCGGCCGCAATCGGTGACGCCGACCGCCGAACCGAACGAATCACACTGTACACGGTGACGGAATCGACGCGACTGGGGGAGCCGGAGCCGGCAACTTGGTCTCGTGTGCGCACACACGAGTGCGCGTGA
- a CDS encoding DUF7351 domain-containing protein: protein MADGTDESGGPDSDDRPDGGTVVGTPGATSPEEAFARLGNAIRVSVLEALHERQRSGDRSDEAVPYTELRRAVGVDDSGKFGYHLNQLLGEFVEKRPGGYVLLAPGRELVRTIKSGAVATTEGVHSAATDAACFRCGAPVTVTYTSGYVVTCCTECRGALDYDLLPPGALSSIPLPPGAVGDAVETAPRALLDRAHGRFCHRARMFGDGICPRCGGQTTPSIEVCTDHDADTGPCEACSVSMPATVRVTCRVCAEGGISPVACVVSHREPFWDALSVAGVDRAGYDAFATMLGWPMSVRDGDDGAAVAYDLPGRSDAVVVDGDLAIRDGV, encoded by the coding sequence ATGGCCGACGGCACAGACGAATCGGGCGGTCCTGACAGCGACGACCGGCCCGACGGGGGCACGGTCGTCGGCACTCCTGGCGCCACTTCTCCCGAGGAGGCGTTCGCCCGCCTCGGCAACGCGATTCGTGTGTCGGTCCTCGAGGCGCTGCACGAGCGGCAGCGGAGCGGCGACCGGAGCGACGAAGCGGTGCCGTACACGGAGCTTCGACGGGCCGTCGGCGTCGACGACAGCGGGAAGTTCGGCTACCACCTGAACCAACTGCTCGGCGAGTTCGTCGAGAAACGCCCCGGTGGCTACGTCCTCCTCGCACCCGGGCGGGAACTCGTGCGGACGATCAAGAGCGGTGCCGTCGCGACCACGGAGGGCGTCCACTCGGCGGCGACCGACGCCGCGTGCTTCCGCTGTGGCGCGCCCGTGACGGTGACGTACACCAGCGGCTACGTCGTCACCTGCTGTACGGAGTGCCGCGGCGCACTCGACTACGACCTGTTGCCGCCCGGGGCGTTGAGTTCGATCCCCCTCCCACCGGGTGCGGTCGGCGACGCCGTCGAGACGGCGCCGCGAGCACTGCTCGACCGCGCACACGGTCGGTTCTGCCACCGAGCGCGTATGTTCGGCGACGGCATCTGCCCGCGCTGCGGCGGGCAGACGACGCCGAGCATCGAGGTGTGCACCGACCACGACGCCGACACTGGCCCCTGTGAGGCGTGTTCGGTGTCGATGCCGGCGACGGTCCGCGTCACCTGTCGCGTGTGCGCCGAGGGGGGAATCTCTCCCGTGGCGTGTGTCGTGAGCCACCGTGAGCCGTTCTGGGATGCGCTCTCGGTCGCCGGGGTCGACAGGGCGGGGTACGACGCGTTCGCGACGATGCTCGGGTGGCCGATGTCGGTGCGCGACGGCGACGACGGGGCAGCGGTGGCGTACGACCTGCCCGGTCGGTCGGACGCGGTCGTCGTCGACGGCGACCTCGCGATCCGAGACGGGGTGTGA
- a CDS encoding DUF7504 family protein: protein MAFTRGGREVPDTWGDAAAAGDADVCVVDATPCPTAGDDRGVVTVAAAGPGNLTDLGVRITDVLADMGEHAEGGAGPVCCLGSLTALLQYVDTRRAYRFVNAVMTRVATHGGTTHAHIVPAVHDRQAVDTMASLFDLVVEPSMDGDGLEVVRSRYR from the coding sequence GTGGCGTTCACCCGAGGCGGGCGCGAGGTGCCCGACACGTGGGGTGATGCTGCCGCGGCTGGCGACGCGGACGTTTGCGTCGTCGACGCGACGCCCTGCCCGACCGCCGGCGACGACCGTGGGGTGGTCACCGTCGCGGCGGCCGGGCCAGGGAACCTCACCGACCTCGGCGTCCGGATCACCGACGTACTGGCCGATATGGGGGAGCACGCGGAGGGGGGAGCCGGCCCGGTCTGCTGTCTCGGGTCGCTCACCGCGCTGCTCCAGTACGTCGACACCCGGCGTGCCTACCGATTCGTGAACGCGGTGATGACACGCGTGGCGACCCACGGAGGGACCACGCACGCACACATCGTCCCCGCGGTCCACGACCGGCAGGCGGTCGACACCATGGCGTCGCTGTTCGACCTCGTCGTCGAGCCGTCGATGGACGGCGACGGACTCGAGGTCGTCCGCAGCCGATACCGCTGA